One segment of Marvinbryantia formatexigens DSM 14469 DNA contains the following:
- a CDS encoding low molecular weight protein-tyrosine-phosphatase yields MIKILFVCHGNICRSTMCESVFTYMVKEKGLENQFIIDSCATSTEEIGNPPHRGTVKKLREVNIPIVPHRARQITWSDYKKFDYIIGMDTWNIRNLNRMLKGDPDGKVYKLLSFAGSERNIADPWYTGNFDVTYDDVVEGCKALLEHILSEM; encoded by the coding sequence ATGATAAAAATACTTTTCGTGTGTCACGGCAATATTTGCCGCTCTACGATGTGTGAGAGCGTTTTCACTTACATGGTAAAAGAAAAAGGTCTGGAAAATCAGTTTATAATCGATTCTTGCGCTACCAGTACGGAGGAAATCGGAAATCCGCCGCACAGGGGCACTGTTAAGAAATTACGTGAAGTAAATATACCCATAGTGCCGCATAGAGCCAGACAGATTACATGGAGTGATTATAAGAAGTTTGATTACATCATTGGTATGGATACATGGAATATACGGAATCTTAACAGGATGTTAAAAGGGGATCCGGATGGAAAGGTATATAAATTGCTGTCTTTTGCAGGATCCGAAAGGAATATTGCAGACCCCTGGTATACCGGGAATTTTGATGTTACCTATGATGATGTGGTGGAGGGCTGCAAGGCTTTGCTGGAGCATATTCTGAGTGAGATGTAA
- a CDS encoding SOS response-associated peptidase, which translates to MRRKKAGRFEERAMCGRYYYDDTIAEEIGELVEEIDRRVLRQPSGDIHPVERAPVLCGTKTPGDIHPTERAPVLRGTETPGDIHPAECAPVLCGTKTPGDIHPTERAPVLRGTGGAGEKNRLQSPVCARLMRWGFVQPTGRGLLINARAETALQRPMFCEGVLHRRCVIPARHFYEWDAEKEKVTFSNGDGKTLFLAGIYSRSGEEDCFVILTTQANASVRAVHPRMPLVLRENEWQDWIYDDHFMRRALEQTPDMLKAYREYEQQSLFC; encoded by the coding sequence TTGAGAAGGAAGAAAGCTGGACGGTTTGAGGAGAGAGCGATGTGCGGACGTTATTATTATGACGATACGATTGCAGAGGAGATAGGAGAGCTGGTGGAGGAAATTGACCGGCGGGTGCTGCGGCAACCGTCCGGAGACATTCACCCGGTGGAGCGTGCACCGGTCCTGTGCGGGACGAAAACACCCGGAGACATTCATCCGACGGAGCGTGCACCGGTTCTGCGTGGGACGGAAACACCCGGAGACATTCACCCGGCGGAGTGCGCGCCGGTTCTGTGCGGGACGAAAACACCCGGAGACATTCATCCGACGGAGCGTGCACCGGTTCTGCGTGGGACGGGGGGCGCCGGGGAAAAGAACCGCCTGCAGTCTCCGGTGTGCGCAAGGCTGATGCGGTGGGGGTTCGTGCAGCCGACAGGAAGAGGTCTGCTGATTAATGCCAGAGCGGAGACGGCACTGCAGCGCCCGATGTTCTGCGAAGGGGTTCTGCACAGACGCTGCGTGATTCCGGCGCGTCATTTTTACGAATGGGATGCCGAAAAAGAGAAGGTGACGTTTTCAAACGGAGACGGGAAAACACTTTTCTTAGCCGGAATCTACAGCCGGTCCGGCGAAGAGGATTGCTTTGTCATTCTCACTACGCAGGCGAATGCATCCGTCCGTGCTGTACATCCGAGGATGCCGCTGGTTCTGAGGGAGAATGAGTGGCAGGACTGGATTTACGATGACCACTTTATGCGCAGGGCGCTTGAACAGACGCCGGACATGCTGAAAGCATATCGCGAGTATGAGCAGCAAAGCTTATTTTGCTGA
- a CDS encoding TetR/AcrR family transcriptional regulator C-terminal domain-containing protein gives MPFEKITVSHICDKCDMNRKSFYYHFRDKYDLVNWIFDTEFITLLKSPPTDKWSFFEITSKYFYENRAFYRKALQIKGQNSFSEHLREFMYPLIQSRIAEIIGQNEVPQLCVDFMADGLICTTERWLMDKNCMPPEKFLNTVKPVIEAIAADIYHETEC, from the coding sequence ATGCCGTTTGAAAAAATAACGGTATCGCATATCTGCGACAAATGCGATATGAACCGCAAAAGCTTTTATTATCATTTCCGGGATAAGTATGATTTGGTAAACTGGATTTTTGATACGGAATTTATTACGCTGTTAAAGAGTCCTCCGACAGACAAATGGAGTTTTTTTGAGATTACAAGCAAATATTTTTATGAAAACAGAGCTTTCTACCGCAAAGCGCTGCAGATTAAAGGGCAGAATTCCTTTTCTGAACATCTGCGGGAATTCATGTATCCGCTGATTCAAAGCCGTATTGCAGAAATTATCGGACAGAACGAGGTTCCGCAGCTCTGCGTCGATTTTATGGCGGACGGTCTTATCTGCACCACCGAGCGCTGGCTTATGGACAAAAACTGTATGCCGCCCGAAAAATTTTTAAACACGGTAAAACCGGTGATTGAGGCAATCGCCGCAGATATCTATCACGAAACAGAATGCTGA
- a CDS encoding radical SAM protein, translated as MSNFTSIKQHMQTFAVSQALKYVEGNPEENLPKLMDMVDRFCPNGWYESQRAILRNVLKEKNNWYDLILRVYDLDPGVRKSFFENFLFNACLEGYARQKEVKERENCNVPWAILLDPTSACNMHCVGCWAAEYGHKLNLTLDDIDSIIRQGKELGIYFYIYTGGEPLVRKKDIIKLCEMHPDCEFLSFTNGTLIDEEFCQEMLRVKNFVPAISLEGFEEANDSRRGEGAYQKVRHAMELLKSHKLPFGMSVCYTSQNYLDITSERFFDDIIDSGALFIWLFHYMPVGNDAATALLPSPEQRETVYHRIREFRNTKAIFSMDFQNDAQYVGGCIAGGRNYLHINAKGDVEPCVFIHYSNCNIHDVSLLDALKSPLFMAYHDNQPFNENMLRPCPMLENPEKLRAMVAETGAKSTDYQSPESADALCDKTTPYAENWKETADKLWANK; from the coding sequence ATGAGTAACTTTACCTCAATTAAACAACATATGCAGACATTTGCCGTTTCACAGGCTTTAAAGTACGTGGAGGGAAATCCGGAAGAAAATCTCCCGAAGCTGATGGACATGGTCGACCGTTTTTGTCCCAACGGATGGTATGAAAGCCAGCGCGCAATCCTGCGCAATGTATTGAAAGAAAAAAATAACTGGTACGACCTTATTCTGCGCGTGTACGACCTCGACCCCGGCGTGCGCAAGTCTTTTTTTGAAAACTTTCTGTTCAACGCCTGTTTAGAGGGCTATGCCAGACAGAAGGAGGTAAAAGAACGTGAAAACTGCAACGTTCCCTGGGCAATTCTTCTCGACCCGACTTCTGCCTGCAATATGCACTGTGTCGGATGCTGGGCTGCAGAATACGGTCATAAGCTCAATCTGACCCTGGATGACATTGACAGCATCATCCGCCAGGGCAAGGAGCTGGGCATTTATTTCTATATTTATACCGGCGGCGAACCGCTTGTACGGAAAAAAGATATTATTAAGCTCTGCGAAATGCATCCCGACTGCGAATTCCTGTCTTTCACAAACGGTACGCTGATTGACGAGGAATTCTGCCAGGAAATGCTGCGCGTGAAAAACTTTGTTCCCGCTATCAGTCTGGAAGGCTTTGAGGAGGCAAACGATTCCCGCCGCGGCGAGGGCGCTTATCAGAAGGTAAGACATGCAATGGAGCTTCTGAAATCCCACAAGCTGCCTTTTGGTATGTCCGTATGTTATACCAGCCAGAATTATCTGGACATTACCAGCGAGCGCTTCTTTGATGATATCATCGACAGCGGCGCACTGTTTATCTGGCTCTTCCATTATATGCCGGTCGGCAACGACGCCGCGACCGCACTGCTGCCCTCACCGGAACAGCGCGAGACGGTTTATCACCGTATCCGCGAATTCCGCAACACGAAGGCGATCTTTTCAATGGATTTCCAGAACGACGCCCAGTATGTGGGCGGCTGTATCGCAGGCGGCAGAAACTATCTGCACATCAATGCCAAGGGCGATGTGGAGCCGTGCGTATTCATCCACTATTCCAACTGCAACATCCACGATGTTTCCCTGCTGGACGCGCTGAAGAGCCCGTTGTTTATGGCTTATCATGACAACCAGCCGTTCAACGAGAACATGCTGCGTCCGTGTCCGATGCTGGAAAATCCGGAGAAGCTGCGTGCAATGGTAGCGGAAACCGGCGCAAAGAGCACCGATTACCAGAGCCCGGAGAGCGCGGACGCCCTTTGCGACAAAACAACGCCTTACGCGGAAAACTGGAAGGAAACCGCCGACAAGCTTTGGGCAAACAAATAA
- a CDS encoding homoserine dehydrogenase translates to MRDNKIQIALLGLGTVGTGVYKVLESQKEEMLPKLGVELEVKKILVRNLEKAAAKVDRSLLTNNWQEIVEDEEIDIVIEVMGGMEPARTYMLEALRAGKNVVTANKDLIATDGKTLMDAAKEAQRDFFFEASVAGGIPIIRPLKQSLEGNHISEIVGIVNGTTNFILTKMTEENMEFDEALALATKLGYAEADPTADIEGLDAARKIAILASIAFNSRVTFSDVYTEGITKVTARDIRYAGEMGCVIKLVGVARSTQTGIEVSVHPMLIDSRHPLASVNDSYNAVFVHGDAVGDTMFYGRGAGELPTASAVVGDVFDIAKNMLYHCTGHVNCTCYKTIPVKKMDDIVSRYFMRLQVEDRPGVLAGVTSVFGNNNVSIEQFIQKRKEGTLAEIVVITEEVVERNFNDSLKILRTMSMIKEISAVIRVY, encoded by the coding sequence ATGAGAGATAACAAGATTCAGATTGCCCTGTTGGGGCTTGGCACGGTGGGAACCGGTGTCTACAAGGTTCTGGAGAGCCAGAAAGAAGAAATGCTTCCAAAGCTCGGCGTGGAGCTGGAGGTGAAAAAAATCCTTGTCCGCAATCTGGAAAAAGCGGCGGCAAAGGTGGACCGCAGTCTGCTGACAAATAACTGGCAGGAGATTGTGGAGGATGAGGAAATCGATATTGTCATTGAGGTGATGGGCGGCATGGAACCGGCGCGCACCTATATGCTGGAGGCGCTGCGGGCAGGCAAAAATGTCGTTACCGCAAATAAGGACCTGATTGCCACGGACGGCAAGACGCTGATGGACGCGGCAAAAGAGGCGCAGAGAGATTTCTTCTTTGAGGCGTCGGTGGCAGGCGGCATTCCGATTATCCGTCCGCTGAAGCAGAGTCTGGAGGGAAATCACATTTCTGAAATTGTTGGTATCGTGAATGGCACGACCAACTTTATCCTCACGAAAATGACGGAGGAGAATATGGAGTTTGACGAGGCGCTGGCGCTTGCCACAAAGCTTGGCTATGCCGAGGCGGACCCGACAGCGGATATCGAGGGGCTGGATGCGGCGCGCAAGATTGCCATCCTCGCGTCCATTGCCTTTAATTCCCGCGTGACCTTCTCAGATGTCTACACAGAGGGCATCACGAAGGTGACGGCGCGCGACATCCGCTATGCGGGGGAGATGGGCTGCGTGATCAAGCTGGTCGGTGTGGCGCGCAGCACGCAGACGGGTATCGAGGTGAGTGTACACCCGATGCTGATAGACAGCCGTCATCCGCTGGCATCGGTCAACGATTCCTACAACGCTGTATTTGTGCACGGCGACGCTGTCGGCGATACCATGTTCTACGGGCGCGGCGCCGGGGAGCTTCCGACGGCGAGCGCGGTCGTCGGGGATGTGTTTGACATCGCGAAGAATATGCTTTATCACTGCACGGGACATGTGAACTGTACCTGCTACAAGACGATTCCGGTGAAAAAGATGGACGATATCGTCAGCCGTTATTTTATGCGTCTGCAGGTGGAAGATCGTCCCGGCGTGCTCGCGGGCGTCACCAGCGTATTCGGAAACAATAACGTCAGCATCGAACAGTTTATCCAGAAGCGCAAGGAAGGAACGCTGGCGGAGATTGTGGTGATTACCGAGGAAGTGGTGGAGCGCAATTTCAATGATTCGCTGAAGATTCTGCGGACGATGTCGATGATTAAAGAGATATCTGCGGTTATCCGCGTTTATTAA
- a CDS encoding site-specific integrase: MSEKRKDNKGRILRKGESQRKDLIYQYRYTDIRGKRQTVYSSDLKELREKEKEIQKQLDDGIDYAAGKITVIQLLERYISLKQGARYNTKAGYNFVLNLIKKEDFGYRQIRDIKVSDAQKWIMKLHSDGKGYSMITSVKGVVKPAFQMAYNEDIIRRNPFDFKLVDVVSNDSQKRIAMTDEQQKIWMNFIREDKTYCKYYDEFVVLLGTGMRVSEFCGLTKSDLDFENRRICVDHQLVRERGGKYYVEKTKTECGIRFIPMTDDVYQSLKNILANRRKMKKEIIVDGYSGFILIDKDCHPKVALHIENEMRWAMKKYKKLHPEQPFPHITPHVFRHTFCTNMANKGMDIKTLQYLMGYSDVGVTLNVYTHASYDRAAQQMAKIVDLSEQRGKFAACSGI, encoded by the coding sequence ATGTCCGAAAAACGCAAAGACAATAAGGGACGAATCCTGCGGAAAGGAGAGAGCCAGAGAAAAGACCTAATTTATCAGTACCGATACACAGACATTCGTGGAAAGCGGCAGACCGTTTATTCTTCTGACCTGAAAGAACTTCGGGAAAAAGAAAAGGAAATTCAGAAGCAGCTTGACGATGGTATTGACTATGCGGCGGGGAAGATCACTGTAATTCAGCTATTGGAACGCTATATCAGTTTGAAGCAGGGTGCTCGATATAACACCAAAGCCGGGTATAATTTTGTGTTGAACCTGATTAAGAAAGAAGATTTTGGATACCGTCAGATTCGGGATATTAAAGTATCGGATGCCCAGAAGTGGATTATGAAGCTCCACAGCGACGGCAAAGGGTACAGCATGATTACAAGCGTCAAGGGCGTTGTCAAACCGGCGTTTCAGATGGCTTATAACGAAGATATTATCCGAAGAAACCCTTTCGACTTCAAACTGGTGGACGTTGTTTCCAATGATTCGCAGAAGCGTATTGCCATGACTGACGAGCAGCAAAAAATCTGGATGAACTTCATTCGGGAGGATAAAACCTATTGCAAGTATTATGATGAATTTGTCGTGCTACTGGGAACCGGGATGCGTGTCAGTGAATTTTGTGGATTGACAAAGAGCGATCTTGACTTTGAAAATCGCAGAATCTGTGTTGATCATCAGCTTGTCCGGGAACGTGGCGGCAAATACTATGTGGAGAAAACCAAGACTGAGTGCGGTATCCGCTTCATTCCAATGACTGATGATGTGTACCAAAGTCTGAAAAATATCCTTGCCAATCGCCGGAAAATGAAAAAGGAGATTATCGTGGACGGGTACAGTGGCTTCATTCTGATTGACAAAGACTGTCATCCGAAAGTGGCGCTGCATATCGAGAATGAAATGCGGTGGGCGATGAAGAAATATAAGAAGCTGCATCCAGAACAGCCCTTTCCGCATATTACCCCTCATGTGTTCCGCCATACGTTCTGTACGAATATGGCAAATAAGGGTATGGATATTAAGACTTTGCAATATCTGATGGGATATTCTGATGTAGGTGTTACGCTGAATGTCTATACTCATGCCAGCTATGACCGGGCTGCCCAGCAGATGGCAAAAATCGTTGATTTGAGCGAGCAACGAGGAAAATTCGCTGCTTGCAGCGGAATTTGA